Proteins encoded by one window of Salvia splendens isolate huo1 chromosome 5, SspV2, whole genome shotgun sequence:
- the LOC121805079 gene encoding protein MODIFIER OF SNC1 1-like isoform X8: MTVLGKVAVPKPINLPSQRLENHGLDPNVEIVPKGTVSWGSRSSSAGSGPWNSSLLSPNADGGTVSPSHLIGRPSSGGSGTRPSSSGSDRTHDHVPNAWSANSRPSSASGTLSSNQTSSSLRPRSAENQPNSSQLSRFAEPVSKSSVAWGSSGTAERLGVKSMKEDSFSLTSGDFPTLGSEKDNSVKNVETEDSRPSSASGRTAQANKDGNIPLADVKHGTVNTWRAETTQHAEDDILPSMEKWQGDPHQYYPNTAPQQFEGWHGPPMNDPSGGWYGGRPRGPAFGAHVPPGGFPMEPFPYYRPQIPHPPLAGSQPAQQPGPRGPHPKNGDLYRQQMHEAYPRPGMQFGPNFYPGPPGPMCFEGYYGPPMGYCNNERDMPYMGMPTGPHIYNGYPAPAPDRSNSQGRATAHGPNGKTMPEQVEAGHSGQTRGPKRVPVNIHNESEEEEGDHWEHVPPNISHHGNIRFPTSSQKTEWGAEEVPEESVSTRRMAPNQNPSNSRGNRIHSANHIKVKAFEGMSNTKGLEDNWTNGSEIPPSFPSVVPQLAVSSERHTVPDTTKNAALLHKIDGLNAKFRVSDGWSDSMNADIREQEKTGAQIVDLKVNNCTREVGNAAAAVASHRITVSRNSAAPDEVTVPWRSYQGGHPRVDYRGKGKFNSQETDGWRRKPLSNDSSKAVIASNNESTPHIHFCGPNIVGEAYENSTMDLVGNAEGDSAEVCDSADIQAQRAKMKELAKQRYLQLQKEEEERVREQKAKALAKLEELDRRKLSGEASNQKAERTPVIGDFGVEHQEVHTVIGTVIAELKTNESGFNLVLSPAVTSAGTDSNTNQAGDSTEVSRDLHMRIQQKGLVESNVAPLSRIEDSEDGSTKKVVSQPDDRGNSRHKRAGYKQKQNNVSQKAVYSPTFEVQKDNTLAAVADMHEPPSSDSNVLSTSNTVVEPSSQQRKRINRSNKSKPKPEETHSLSALPRVTSNITHADESLDNGGSNDLVSNLGVPISAVHEPDTAVHTREHSSVPSEESQSKVSSQWKPNRRIPKNQQGHRFTDKHSDTVVWAPKAKGSEEVSQKTQNSLQESTDSVKSNNVAQNSSKGKRAEMERYVPKPQLAQQGNSLSLSSSVSSSRSTEDASGEQLGSAISANVRSNLEMNVGDSSHSKNKKDHGSLKKRGLIDSSEMKSVPTGPTDTSQVKAARSAQSELVHFGRSESNRVNSEIKISGANYMSADSTSAAVSKHPSVKDQGATGRGKRHPIRGPRSSGNNPDFENTLHGEVDGSLSSVPDVNQMDKSIISKENRSFGERTSTHWQPKSSPSSANHQGNRNGGSEYITLETNRVPRKSAPPHKMQTSLQQNRESSNSSQPQLQPGQSVNVRSNVAGDSVAHRLQDLDREKKPATVKGSAYSPNQDLVGTGESSLTNTDDLLEHNVTSGSRRTGRQNSRPVRGHESLGEWSSEHENRSHNAPAFRDRQRQNVHLEYQPVGPFKAHKPENVEELADGGADTVDQRHMERSQSHSKRGGNYYRK; the protein is encoded by the exons ATGACCGTGTTGGGGAAAGTTGCTGTTCCAAAACCAATAAACTTGCCAAGCCAACG ATTGGAGAATCATGGTTTGGATCCTAATGTTGAAATTGTTCCCAA GGGTACTGTTAGCTGGGGAAGCCGTTCATCTTCAGCTGGTTCAGGTCCATGGAACTCTTCATTATTGTCACCAAATGCTGATGGTGGCACTGTTTCACCTAGTCATCTCATTGGCCGCCCTTCATCAGGTGGAAGTGGTACACGACCATCATCCTCAGGCAGTGATAGAACTCATGATCATGTTCCAAATGCATGGTCTGCAAACTCTAGACCTTCATCTGCTTCTGGGACGTTGTCATCAAACCAGACATCATCATCATTGCGTCCTAGAAGTGCAGAAAACCAACCTAATAGCTCACAGCTTTCAAGATTCGCTGAGCCTGTGTCCAAATCTTCTGTAGCATGGGGTTCAAGTGGTACCGCAGAAAGATTG GGGGTGAAGTCCATGAAGGAGGATAGTTTCTCTCTGACTTCTGGAGACTTTCCAACCCTTGGTTCTGAGAAAGATAATTCAGTAAAAAATGTTGAAACAGAAG ATAGCCGCCCTAGCTCTGCTTCTGGTAGAACAGCTCAGGCCAACAAAGATGGCAATATACCCCTTGCTG ATGTCAAACATGGAACTGTCAATACATGGAGGGCAGAAACTACCCAACATGCTGAGGATGATATCCTTCCTAGCATGGAGAAGTGGCAAGGGGATCCCCATCAATATTATCCAAATACTGCCCCTCAGCAATTTGAGGGGTGGCATGGTCCTCCTATGAATGACCCATCTGGTGGTTGGTATGGGGGACGTCCTCGAGGTCCTGCTTTTGGGGCTCATGTCCCCCCTGGTGGCTTTCCGATGGAACCATTTCCTTATTATCGACCTCAAATTCCGCATCCACCTTTGGCAGGTTCCCAGCCAGCTCAGCAGCCGGGTCCTCGAGGACCCCACCCTAAAAATGGGGATTTATACAGGCAACAGATGCATGAGGCCTACCCTCGACCAGGTATGCAGTTTGGGCCTAATTTCTACCCAGGACCCCCAGGTCCCATGTGCTTTGAGGGTTACTATGGGCCACCTATGGGCTATTGCAACAATGAACGTGATATGCCTTATATGGGCATGCCAACAGGACCCCATATTTATAATGGTTACCCAGCCCCTGCTCCCGATAGAAGCAATTCTCAAGGTCGAGCTACTGCGCATGGCCCTAATGGAAAAACAATGCCAGAACAAGTGGAGGCCGGTCATTCAGGGCAAACACGCGGACCAAAAAGAGTTCCTGTAAACATCCATAATGAGTCTGAGGAGGAGGAAGGAGATCATTGGGAACATGTGCCACCTAATATTTCGCATCATGGGAATATTCGGTTTCCCACATCTTCTCAAAAGACTGAGTGGGGTGCGGAAGAGGTTCCAGAAGAATCTGTATCCACCAGGAGGATGGCACCAAATCAGAACCCTTCCAACAGTCGTGGAAATAGAATTCATTCAGCAAACCACATAAAAGTGAAGGCATTTGAGGGAATGTCCAATACTAAAGGACTTGAGGATAACTGGACAAATGGATCTGAAATTCCACCTTCTTTTCCTTCTGTTGTGCCTCAGTTAGCTGTTTCTAGTGAGAGACATACTGTACCAGATACAACAAAAAATGCAGCACTGCTACATAAAATTGATGGCTTAAATGCAAAATTTCGTGTTTCTGATGGATGGAGTGATTCCATGAATGCTGATATTAGAGAACAAGAAAAGACGGGGGCTCAAATAGTTGATTTGAAAGTTAATAATTGCACCAGGGAAGTTGGTAATGCTGCAGCTGCTGTAGCTTCTCATAGGATTACTGTTTCCAGAAACTCTGCTGCCCCCGATGAAGTGACTGTTCCTTG GAGATCATATCAAGGTGGGCATCCTAGAGTTGATTATCGTGGTAAAGGAAAGTTCAACAGCCAGGAAACTGATGGATGGCGGAGGAAGCCTCTCAGCAATGATTCCTCAAAGGCAGTTATAGCTTCAAACAATGAATCTACCCCACATATTCATTTTTGTGGCCCTAATATTGTTGGGGAGGCTTATGAGAATTCTACGATGGATCTGGTAGGAAATGCTGAAGGCGATTCGGCTGAAGTATGCGATTCTGCTGATATTCAGGCACAG CGTGCCAAGATGAAAGAGTTAGCCAAGCAACGCTACCTGCAACTGcagaaggaagaggaagagcGAGTAAGGGAGCAGAAGGCCAAGGCTCTTGCTAAACTAGAAGAATTGGACCGCCGAAAACTATCAGGTGAAGCTTCAAACCAGAAGGCTGAAAGAACTCCGGTCATTGGTGACTTCGGGGTGGAACATCAAGAAGTGCATACAGTTATAGGCACTGTGATTGCTGAACTCAAGACTAATGAATCTGGCTTTAACTTAGTTTTGAGTCCTGCTGTTACTTCTGCGGGGACAGATAGCAACACAAATCAGGCTGGAGATTCGACTGAAGTGTCGAGGGACTTGCACATGCGGATACAACAAAAAGGTTTAGTGGAATCTAATGTGGCTCCTTTGTCTAGAATTGAAGACTCTGAGGATGGAAGTACTAAAAAAGTAGTATCACAACCAGATGATAGAGGAAACTCCAGACACAAGCGAGCAGGCTACAAACAGAAGCAGAATAATGTGTCGCAGAAAGCTGTATATAGCCCTACATTTGAGGTGCAAAAAGATAATACTCTTGCAGCTGTTGCTGATATGCATGAGCCTCCATCAAGTGACTCAAATGTGCTGAGCACATCCAATACCGTGGTTGAGCCATCATCCCAGCAGAGAAAGAGAATCAATCGGAGTAATAAATCTAAACCCAAACCCGAAGAAACACATAGTCTTTCTGCTTTACCACGAGTAACATCTAACATTACTCATGCAGATGAGTCACTTGACAACGGTGGATCTAATGATTTGGTGTCAAATTTGGGTGTGCCAATCTCAGCAGTGCATGAGCCTGATACAGCAGTGCACACTCGGGAGCACTCTTCTGTACCCAGTGAGGAATCCCAGAGCAAAGTATCGAGTCAGTGGAAACCAAATCGCAGAATTCCCAAAAATCAACAGGGCCATAGATTTACAGACAAGCATAGTGATACAGTTGTTTGGGCTCCTAAGGCTAAGGGTTCAGAAGAAGTGAGTCAAAAGACTCAAAACTCTCTGCAGGAATCTACTGATTCAGTAAAGAGTAATAATGTGGCACAGAATAGTTCGAAAGGCAAGAGGGCTGAAATGGAGAGATATGTTCCAAAGCCACAGCTGGCTCAGCAAGGAAATTCTCTGTCTTTGTCATCCTCAGTTAGTTCATCTAGATCAACTGAGGATGCTTCTGGGGAACAATTGGGGTCAGCTATTTCTGCAAATGTCAGGTCTAACTTGGAGATGAATGTGGGGGATAGCAGCCATAGCAAGAACAAAAAAGATCACGGGAGTTTGAAAAAACGTGGTTTGATAGATTCATCCGAGATGAAGAGCGTGCCTACTGGTCCAACAGATACTTCTCAAGTGAAGGCTGCCCGTTCTGCGCAATCTGAGCTTGTGCATTTTGGGAGAAGTGAATCAAATAGAGTGAATTCTGAAATCAAAATCTCTGGTGCCAACTATATGTCTGCAGATTCAACCTCAGCTGCCGTGAGCAAACATCCTTCAGTGAAAGATCAGGGTGCAACAGGCAGAGGAAAGAGACATCCGATAAGGGGTCCAAGAAGCAGTGGAAATAATCCTGATTTTGAGAACACTTTACATGGTGAAGTTGATGGAAGTTTGTCTTCAGTACCGGATGTGAACCAGATGGATAAATCTATTATTTCAAAAGAGAATCGTAGCTTTGGGGAGCGAACATCCACTCATTGGCAGCCCAAGTCCAGCCCAAGTTCTGCTAATCATCAAGGAAATAGAAACGGTGGAAGTGAATACATTACTTTGGAAACTAATAGGGTTCCGAGGAAGAGTGCTCCTCCGCATAAGATGCAAACATCGCTCCAACAGAATAGGGAGAGTAGCAACTCTAGCCAACCTCAGCTTCAGCCAGGCCAATCTGTTAACGTCAGAAGTAATGTGGCTGGTGATTCAGTTGCTCATCGCCTTCAAGACCTTGACAGAGAAAAGAAGCCTGCTACAGTAAAAGGAAGTGCTTACTCCCCAAACCAAGATCTAGTTGGCACTGGTGAATCATCTCTTACTAACACAGATGATCTGCTTGAGCACAATGTCACGTCAGGATCTAGGAGAACTGGAAGGCAAAACAGTCGGCCTGTTAGAGGCCATGAATCCCTTGGAGAATGGTCTTCAGAGCATGAAAACAGGTCACATAATGCCCCAGCATTCCGGGACAGGCAGAGGCAGAATGTGCACTTGGAGTACCAGCCTGTTGGACCTTTCAAGGCTCACAAACCTGAAAATGTGGAGGAGCTAGCGGATGGAGGAGCTGATACTGTGGACCAAAGGCACATGGAAAGAAGCCAGAGTCACTCCAAACGTGGAGGAAACTACTACAGGAAATAA
- the LOC121805079 gene encoding protein MODIFIER OF SNC1 1-like isoform X3 → MGFWKKGWHDRVGESCCSKTNKLAKPTVLHPDHPTHFSSFLVLSYFLFSNSVFDFILRLENHGLDPNVEIVPKGTVSWGSRSSSAGSGPWNSSLLSPNADGGTVSPSHLIGRPSSGGSGTRPSSSGSDRTHDHVPNAWSANSRPSSASGTLSSNQTSSSLRPRSAENQPNSSQLSRFAEPVSKSSVAWGSSGTAERLGVKSMKEDSFSLTSGDFPTLGSEKDNSVKNVETEDSRPSSASGRTAQANKDGNIPLADVKHGTVNTWRAETTQHAEDDILPSMEKWQGDPHQYYPNTAPQQFEGWHGPPMNDPSGGWYGGRPRGPAFGAHVPPGGFPMEPFPYYRPQIPHPPLAGSQPAQQPGPRGPHPKNGDLYRQQMHEAYPRPGMQFGPNFYPGPPGPMCFEGYYGPPMGYCNNERDMPYMGMPTGPHIYNGYPAPAPDRSNSQGRATAHGPNGKTMPEQVEAGHSGQTRGPKRVPVNIHNESEEEEGDHWEHVPPNISHHGNIRFPTSSQKTEWGAEEVPEESVSTRRMAPNQNPSNSRGNRIHSANHIKVKAFEGMSNTKGLEDNWTNGSEIPPSFPSVVPQLAVSSERHTVPDTTKNAALLHKIDGLNAKFRVSDGWSDSMNADIREQEKTGAQIVDLKVNNCTREVGNAAAAVASHRITVSRNSAAPDEVTVPWRSYQGGHPRVDYRGKGKFNSQETDGWRRKPLSNDSSKAVIASNNESTPHIHFCGPNIVGEAYENSTMDLVGNAEGDSAEVCDSADIQAQRAKMKELAKQRYLQLQKEEEERVREQKAKALAKLEELDRRKLSGEASNQKAERTPVIGDFGVEHQEVHTVIGTVIAELKTNESGFNLVLSPAVTSAGTDSNTNQAGDSTEVSRDLHMRIQQKGLVESNVAPLSRIEDSEDGSTKKVVSQPDDRGNSRHKRAGYKQKQNNVSQKAVYSPTFEVQKDNTLAAVADMHEPPSSDSNVLSTSNTVVEPSSQQRKRINRSNKSKPKPEETHSLSALPRVTSNITHADESLDNGGSNDLVSNLGVPISAVHEPDTAVHTREHSSVPSEESQSKVSSQWKPNRRIPKNQQGHRFTDKHSDTVVWAPKAKGSEEVSQKTQNSLQESTDSVKSNNVAQNSSKGKRAEMERYVPKPQLAQQGNSLSLSSSVSSSRSTEDASGEQLGSAISANVRSNLEMNVGDSSHSKNKKDHGSLKKRGLIDSSEMKSVPTGPTDTSQVKAARSAQSELVHFGRSESNRVNSEIKISGANYMSADSTSAAVSKHPSVKDQGATGRGKRHPIRGPRSSGNNPDFENTLHGEVDGSLSSVPDVNQMDKSIISKENRSFGERTSTHWQPKSSPSSANHQGNRNGGSEYITLETNRVPRKSAPPHKMQTSLQQNRESSNSSQPQLQPGQSVNVRSNVAGDSVAHRLQDLDREKKPATVKGSAYSPNQDLVGTGESSLTNTDDLLEHNVTSGSRRTGRQNSRPVRGHESLGEWSSEHENRSHNAPAFRDRQRQNVHLEYQPVGPFKAHKPENVEELADGGADTVDQRHMERSQSHSKRGGNYYRK, encoded by the exons ATGGGCTTCTGGAAGAAGGGGTGGCATGACCGTGTTGGGGAAAGTTGCTGTTCCAAAACCAATAAACTTGCCAAGCCAACGGTATTGCATCCTGATCACCCAACCCATTTCTCATCCTTTCTTGTTCTTTCTTATTTCCTGTTTTCTAATAGCGTCTTTGATTTCATTTTAAGATTGGAGAATCATGGTTTGGATCCTAATGTTGAAATTGTTCCCAA GGGTACTGTTAGCTGGGGAAGCCGTTCATCTTCAGCTGGTTCAGGTCCATGGAACTCTTCATTATTGTCACCAAATGCTGATGGTGGCACTGTTTCACCTAGTCATCTCATTGGCCGCCCTTCATCAGGTGGAAGTGGTACACGACCATCATCCTCAGGCAGTGATAGAACTCATGATCATGTTCCAAATGCATGGTCTGCAAACTCTAGACCTTCATCTGCTTCTGGGACGTTGTCATCAAACCAGACATCATCATCATTGCGTCCTAGAAGTGCAGAAAACCAACCTAATAGCTCACAGCTTTCAAGATTCGCTGAGCCTGTGTCCAAATCTTCTGTAGCATGGGGTTCAAGTGGTACCGCAGAAAGATTG GGGGTGAAGTCCATGAAGGAGGATAGTTTCTCTCTGACTTCTGGAGACTTTCCAACCCTTGGTTCTGAGAAAGATAATTCAGTAAAAAATGTTGAAACAGAAG ATAGCCGCCCTAGCTCTGCTTCTGGTAGAACAGCTCAGGCCAACAAAGATGGCAATATACCCCTTGCTG ATGTCAAACATGGAACTGTCAATACATGGAGGGCAGAAACTACCCAACATGCTGAGGATGATATCCTTCCTAGCATGGAGAAGTGGCAAGGGGATCCCCATCAATATTATCCAAATACTGCCCCTCAGCAATTTGAGGGGTGGCATGGTCCTCCTATGAATGACCCATCTGGTGGTTGGTATGGGGGACGTCCTCGAGGTCCTGCTTTTGGGGCTCATGTCCCCCCTGGTGGCTTTCCGATGGAACCATTTCCTTATTATCGACCTCAAATTCCGCATCCACCTTTGGCAGGTTCCCAGCCAGCTCAGCAGCCGGGTCCTCGAGGACCCCACCCTAAAAATGGGGATTTATACAGGCAACAGATGCATGAGGCCTACCCTCGACCAGGTATGCAGTTTGGGCCTAATTTCTACCCAGGACCCCCAGGTCCCATGTGCTTTGAGGGTTACTATGGGCCACCTATGGGCTATTGCAACAATGAACGTGATATGCCTTATATGGGCATGCCAACAGGACCCCATATTTATAATGGTTACCCAGCCCCTGCTCCCGATAGAAGCAATTCTCAAGGTCGAGCTACTGCGCATGGCCCTAATGGAAAAACAATGCCAGAACAAGTGGAGGCCGGTCATTCAGGGCAAACACGCGGACCAAAAAGAGTTCCTGTAAACATCCATAATGAGTCTGAGGAGGAGGAAGGAGATCATTGGGAACATGTGCCACCTAATATTTCGCATCATGGGAATATTCGGTTTCCCACATCTTCTCAAAAGACTGAGTGGGGTGCGGAAGAGGTTCCAGAAGAATCTGTATCCACCAGGAGGATGGCACCAAATCAGAACCCTTCCAACAGTCGTGGAAATAGAATTCATTCAGCAAACCACATAAAAGTGAAGGCATTTGAGGGAATGTCCAATACTAAAGGACTTGAGGATAACTGGACAAATGGATCTGAAATTCCACCTTCTTTTCCTTCTGTTGTGCCTCAGTTAGCTGTTTCTAGTGAGAGACATACTGTACCAGATACAACAAAAAATGCAGCACTGCTACATAAAATTGATGGCTTAAATGCAAAATTTCGTGTTTCTGATGGATGGAGTGATTCCATGAATGCTGATATTAGAGAACAAGAAAAGACGGGGGCTCAAATAGTTGATTTGAAAGTTAATAATTGCACCAGGGAAGTTGGTAATGCTGCAGCTGCTGTAGCTTCTCATAGGATTACTGTTTCCAGAAACTCTGCTGCCCCCGATGAAGTGACTGTTCCTTG GAGATCATATCAAGGTGGGCATCCTAGAGTTGATTATCGTGGTAAAGGAAAGTTCAACAGCCAGGAAACTGATGGATGGCGGAGGAAGCCTCTCAGCAATGATTCCTCAAAGGCAGTTATAGCTTCAAACAATGAATCTACCCCACATATTCATTTTTGTGGCCCTAATATTGTTGGGGAGGCTTATGAGAATTCTACGATGGATCTGGTAGGAAATGCTGAAGGCGATTCGGCTGAAGTATGCGATTCTGCTGATATTCAGGCACAG CGTGCCAAGATGAAAGAGTTAGCCAAGCAACGCTACCTGCAACTGcagaaggaagaggaagagcGAGTAAGGGAGCAGAAGGCCAAGGCTCTTGCTAAACTAGAAGAATTGGACCGCCGAAAACTATCAGGTGAAGCTTCAAACCAGAAGGCTGAAAGAACTCCGGTCATTGGTGACTTCGGGGTGGAACATCAAGAAGTGCATACAGTTATAGGCACTGTGATTGCTGAACTCAAGACTAATGAATCTGGCTTTAACTTAGTTTTGAGTCCTGCTGTTACTTCTGCGGGGACAGATAGCAACACAAATCAGGCTGGAGATTCGACTGAAGTGTCGAGGGACTTGCACATGCGGATACAACAAAAAGGTTTAGTGGAATCTAATGTGGCTCCTTTGTCTAGAATTGAAGACTCTGAGGATGGAAGTACTAAAAAAGTAGTATCACAACCAGATGATAGAGGAAACTCCAGACACAAGCGAGCAGGCTACAAACAGAAGCAGAATAATGTGTCGCAGAAAGCTGTATATAGCCCTACATTTGAGGTGCAAAAAGATAATACTCTTGCAGCTGTTGCTGATATGCATGAGCCTCCATCAAGTGACTCAAATGTGCTGAGCACATCCAATACCGTGGTTGAGCCATCATCCCAGCAGAGAAAGAGAATCAATCGGAGTAATAAATCTAAACCCAAACCCGAAGAAACACATAGTCTTTCTGCTTTACCACGAGTAACATCTAACATTACTCATGCAGATGAGTCACTTGACAACGGTGGATCTAATGATTTGGTGTCAAATTTGGGTGTGCCAATCTCAGCAGTGCATGAGCCTGATACAGCAGTGCACACTCGGGAGCACTCTTCTGTACCCAGTGAGGAATCCCAGAGCAAAGTATCGAGTCAGTGGAAACCAAATCGCAGAATTCCCAAAAATCAACAGGGCCATAGATTTACAGACAAGCATAGTGATACAGTTGTTTGGGCTCCTAAGGCTAAGGGTTCAGAAGAAGTGAGTCAAAAGACTCAAAACTCTCTGCAGGAATCTACTGATTCAGTAAAGAGTAATAATGTGGCACAGAATAGTTCGAAAGGCAAGAGGGCTGAAATGGAGAGATATGTTCCAAAGCCACAGCTGGCTCAGCAAGGAAATTCTCTGTCTTTGTCATCCTCAGTTAGTTCATCTAGATCAACTGAGGATGCTTCTGGGGAACAATTGGGGTCAGCTATTTCTGCAAATGTCAGGTCTAACTTGGAGATGAATGTGGGGGATAGCAGCCATAGCAAGAACAAAAAAGATCACGGGAGTTTGAAAAAACGTGGTTTGATAGATTCATCCGAGATGAAGAGCGTGCCTACTGGTCCAACAGATACTTCTCAAGTGAAGGCTGCCCGTTCTGCGCAATCTGAGCTTGTGCATTTTGGGAGAAGTGAATCAAATAGAGTGAATTCTGAAATCAAAATCTCTGGTGCCAACTATATGTCTGCAGATTCAACCTCAGCTGCCGTGAGCAAACATCCTTCAGTGAAAGATCAGGGTGCAACAGGCAGAGGAAAGAGACATCCGATAAGGGGTCCAAGAAGCAGTGGAAATAATCCTGATTTTGAGAACACTTTACATGGTGAAGTTGATGGAAGTTTGTCTTCAGTACCGGATGTGAACCAGATGGATAAATCTATTATTTCAAAAGAGAATCGTAGCTTTGGGGAGCGAACATCCACTCATTGGCAGCCCAAGTCCAGCCCAAGTTCTGCTAATCATCAAGGAAATAGAAACGGTGGAAGTGAATACATTACTTTGGAAACTAATAGGGTTCCGAGGAAGAGTGCTCCTCCGCATAAGATGCAAACATCGCTCCAACAGAATAGGGAGAGTAGCAACTCTAGCCAACCTCAGCTTCAGCCAGGCCAATCTGTTAACGTCAGAAGTAATGTGGCTGGTGATTCAGTTGCTCATCGCCTTCAAGACCTTGACAGAGAAAAGAAGCCTGCTACAGTAAAAGGAAGTGCTTACTCCCCAAACCAAGATCTAGTTGGCACTGGTGAATCATCTCTTACTAACACAGATGATCTGCTTGAGCACAATGTCACGTCAGGATCTAGGAGAACTGGAAGGCAAAACAGTCGGCCTGTTAGAGGCCATGAATCCCTTGGAGAATGGTCTTCAGAGCATGAAAACAGGTCACATAATGCCCCAGCATTCCGGGACAGGCAGAGGCAGAATGTGCACTTGGAGTACCAGCCTGTTGGACCTTTCAAGGCTCACAAACCTGAAAATGTGGAGGAGCTAGCGGATGGAGGAGCTGATACTGTGGACCAAAGGCACATGGAAAGAAGCCAGAGTCACTCCAAACGTGGAGGAAACTACTACAGGAAATAA